One window of Leishmania panamensis strain MHOM/PA/94/PSC-1 chromosome 1 sequence genomic DNA carries:
- a CDS encoding eukaryotic initiation factor 4a, putative (TriTrypDB/GeneDB-style sysID: LpmP.01.0760), protein MSQQDRVAPQDQDSFLDDQPGVRPIPSFDDMPLHQNLLRGIYSYGFEKPSSIQQRAIAPFTRGGDIIAQAQSGTGKTGAFSIGLLQRLDFRHNLIQGLVLSPTRELALQTAEVISRIGEFLSNSAKFCETFVGGTRVQDDLRKLQAGVVVAVGTPGRVSDVIKRGALRTESLRVLVLDEADEMLSQGFADQIYEIFRFLPKDIQVALFSATMPEEVLELTKKFMRDPVRILVKRESLTLEGIKQFFIAVEEEHKLDTLMDLYETVSIAQSVIFANTRRKVDWIAEKLNQSNHTVSSMHAEMPKSDRERVMNTFRSGSSRVLVTTDLVARGIDVHHVNIVINFDLPTNKENYLHRIGRGGRYGRKGVAINFVTEKDVELLHEIEGHYHTQIDELPVDFAAYLGE, encoded by the coding sequence ATGTCGCAGCAAGACCGAGTTGCCCCACAGGACCAGGACTCGTTCCTCGACGACCAGCCCGGCGTCCGCCCGATCCCGTCCTTCGATGACATGCCGCTGCACCAGAACCTTCTGCGCGGCATCTACTCGTACGGCTTCGAGAAACCGTCCAGcatccagcagcgcgccatcgCCCCCTTCacacgcggcggcgacatcatcgcgcaggcgcagtcCGGCACCGGCAAGACGGGCGCCTTCTCCATcggcctgctgcagcgcctggaCTTCCGTCACAACCTGATCCAGGGCCTCGTGCTCTCCCCGACCCGCGAGCTGGCCCTGCAGACGGCGGAGGTGATCAGCCGCATCGGCGAGTTCCTGTCGAACAGCGCGAAGTTCTGTGAGACCTTTGTGGGCGgcacgcgcgtgcaggaTGACCTGCGCAAGCTGCAggccggcgtcgtcgtcgccgtggGGACGCCGGGCCGCGTGTCCGACGTGATCAAGCGCGGCGCGCTGCGCACCGAGTCCCTGCGCGTGCTGGTGCTCGACGAGGCTGATGAGATGCTGTCTCAGGGCTTCGCGGATCAGATTTACGAGATCTTCCGCTTCCTGCCGAAGGACATCCAGGTCGCGCTCTTCTCCGCCACGATgccggaggaggtgctggagctgaCAAAGAAGTTCATGCGCGACCCCGTGCGCATTCTCGTGAAGCGCGAGAGCCTGACGCTGGAGGGCATCAAGCAGTTCTTCATcgccgtcgaggaggagcacaagcTGGACACGCTGATGGACCTGTACGAGACCGTGTCCATCGCGCAGTCCGTCATCTTCGCCAACACCCGCCGCAAGGTGGACTGGATCGCCGAGAAGCTGAATCAGAGCAACCACACCGTCAGCAGCATGCACGCCGAGATGCCCAAGAGCGACCGCGAGCGCGTCATGAACACcttccgcagcggcagctcccGCGTGCTCGTCACGACCGACCTCGTGGCCCGCGGCATCGACGTGCACCACGTGAACATCGTCATCAACTTCGACCTGCCGACGAACAAGGAGAACTACCTGCACCGCAttggccgcggcggccgctaCGGCCGTAAGGGTGTTGCCATCAACTTCGTGACGGAGAAAgacgtggagctgctgcacgagatCGAGGGGCACTACCACACGCAGATCGATGAGCTCCCGGTGGACTTTGCCGCCTACCTCGGCGAGTGA
- a CDS encoding hypothetical protein (TriTrypDB/GeneDB-style sysID: LpmP.01.0770): protein MASPLPTRRGAAAPSARSTLSSALSASLEHVCRPVATGTRCASGIPEAPTMPTASSGNSVSAVGDVRRDGIQGAVYARSTTQTSSHRRPAQDLRADTEGSVSAAGTVALAAEASSFRDQAPRQPPEQQQQQQSGTTSFTSLPPGSSPTSYHSDADVARVRAALAEAGYPSPSWDDIERVLAQLSATHNGGGGSAAARHGNAVPPPSATCLPQGIEPEDLGEEGQRVAYYHDSHGAAIPPPAASSPQQQRQKEDCPTGSSSLLHYLEPSLRLQRYIQLRERELEELCLRPSLGSLHTQQQQRRRGSAAAGPQAQRTRGSGAAVGASPAALGGVQVSAMATHHRRAANIVFDATGDQRFRFFPTTRTPQGISTLATVAPVPRTSTSTTSTKVLMGAATATRLGSYHNYCHCPRPNSCGTVGGQVSYLDPAGRTLRRKADPVKRGEQMRLLWAQDSFLSQRDRPREAWRTRQITMAYGQDTSSSGASIRHG, encoded by the coding sequence ATGGCAAGCCCTCTACCTACGCGCAggggcgccgctgccccctcAGCCCGATCGACGTTGTCGTCAGCGCTGTCGGCCTCCCTCGAACATGTGTGCCGGCCtgtggcgaccggcacgcGATGTGCAAGCGGTATTCCCGAAGCACCAACAATGCCAACGGCAAGCAGCGGCAATAGCGTCAGTGCGGTGGGGGATGTGCGTCGCGATGGCATCCAAGGCGCTGTATATGCTCGCTCCACGACCCAGACGTCgtcccaccgccgcccaGCTCAGGACTTACGCGCGGACACTGAAGGTTCAGTGAGTGCGGCAGGAACCGTCGCCTTAGCTGCCGAAGCTTCGTCATTCCGCGACCAAGCACCACGCCAGCcaccagagcagcagcagcagcagcagagcggcacCACATCGTTCACATCCTTGCCGCCTGGTAGCAGCCCCACCTCTTATCATAGCGACGCAGACGTCGCGAGAGTgcgagcagcgctggcggaaGCTGGATACCCCAGCCCCTCCTGGGACGACATCGAGCGCGTCTTGGCGCAGCTTTCCGCGACCCACAacggtggaggtggcagtGCAGCCGCCAGGCACGGCAATGCGGTACCGCCTCCGTCCGCAACGTGCCTTCCGCAGGGCATCGAGCCGGAAGATCTGGGCGAAGAGGGACAGCGGGTGGCGTACTACCACGACAGCCACGGCGCGGCCATCCCCccaccagcagcgtcgtcaccccagcagcagaggcaaaAGGAGGACTGCCCGACCGGGTCTAGCAGCCTTCTCCACTACCTTgagccgtcgctgcgcctgcagcgctacATTCAGCTACGCGAGcgggagctggaggagctaTGTTTACGACCCTCCCTCGGCAGCCTtcacacacagcagcagcagcgacggcgtggCTCTGCAGCGGCCGGGCCACAAGCGCAACGCACACGTGGTAGCGGGGCTGCTGTTGGCGCAAGCCCGGCTGCCTTAGGTGGCGTGCAGGTGTCGGCCATGGCCACCCATCACCGTCGTGCCGCGAACATCGTCTTCGACGCGACGGGCGACCAGCGCTTCCGCTTCTTTCCCACGACGCGTACGCCGCAGGGGATCAGCACGTTGGCTACGGTGGCACCAGTTCCTCGCACGTCGACGTCGACGACGTCGACGAAGGTCCTCATGGGAGCCGCGACGGCTACGCGCCTCGGGAGCTACCACAACTACTGCCACTGCCCTCGACCAAATTCATGCGGCACCGTGGGAGGCCAGGTGTCCTACCTCGACCCTGCGGGGCGCACGCTGCGACGCAAGGCGGATCCGGTGAAGCGCGGCGAGCAGATGCGCCTCTTGTGGGCGCAGGACAGCTTCCTATCACAGCGGGACCGCCCGCGCGAGGCGTGGCGCACTCGGCAGATCACCATGGCGTATGGTCAGGataccagcagcagcggtgctagCATACGCCACGGCTAG